The following proteins are encoded in a genomic region of Montipora foliosa isolate CH-2021 chromosome 8, ASM3666993v2, whole genome shotgun sequence:
- the LOC137968790 gene encoding craniofacial development protein 2-like, producing the protein MLDNEERPERRTALISRELERNKIDIAALQETRFSDQGQFKETTHTYYWSGKPSGERTEAGVAFAISNHLVKELESLPTGKNDRLISLRIHIGQQRYPTLISAYAPTITNDNETKELLYRSLDSLLSETPAADKFILLGDFNARVGKDHEAWPQTLGKFGRGKMNSNGEMLLTKCSEYQLAITNTFFNFSDKWYYSCMETSKI; encoded by the coding sequence ATGTTAGACAATGAAGAGCGACCTGAAAGAAGAACAGCTCTTATCTCTCGAGAACTAGAACGTAACAAAATTGACATTGCAGCACTGCAAGAAACTCGCTTTTCTGACCAAGGACAATTCAAGGAAACAACTCACACCTACTACTGGTCTGGCAAACCATCTGGCGAGCGAACAGAAGCAGGGGTTGCTTTTGCAATATCAAATCATCTTGTTAAAGAACTTGAGTCACTGCCAACAGGAAAGAATGACCGTCTGATATCATTACGAATTCACATTGGTCAACAAAGATATCCGACACTGATCTCAGCCTATGCACCAACAATAACAAACGACAATGAGACTAAAGAGCTACTTTATCGATCACTGGACAGCTTGCTCTCCGAGACTCCTGCAGCTGACAAGTTCATTCTATTAGGTGATTTCAATGCAAGAGTGGGAAAAGATCATGAAGCATGGCCACAAACATTGGGGAAGTTCGGAAGAGGGAAAATGAACTCAAATGGTGAAATGCTCTTAACAAAGTGTTCTGAATATCAACTGGCTATCACAAACACGTTCTTCAACTTCTCAGACAAGTGGTACTACTCATGCATGGAAACATCCAAGATCTAA